The following are from one region of the Nocardioides marmotae genome:
- the glpX gene encoding class II fructose-bisphosphatase, with protein MSLDVAPESPDRNLALELVRVTEAAAMAAGRWVGRGDKNGADGVAVNAMRVMISTIGMRGTVVIGEGEKDNAPMLYNGEEVGDGTGPECDVAVDPIDGTTLTAKGMTNAVSVLAVAPRGTMYDPSAVFYMDKLVAGPEAAGVVDIRQSVAENIHAVAKAKGSSPSDVTVVVLDRPRHADLVEQIRATGARIKFISDGDVAGAIMAARPDTGIDLLLGVGGTPEGIITACAMKCLGGTIQGKLWPTDDAERQRALDAGLDLDAVLTTDELVTGDDCFFVATGITDGELMRGVRYRSGGATTHSLVMRSRSGTIRSITSEHRLEKLRAYSAIDFDH; from the coding sequence ATGAGCCTGGACGTCGCACCCGAGTCGCCCGACCGCAACCTCGCCCTCGAGCTTGTCCGCGTGACGGAGGCCGCCGCGATGGCGGCGGGCCGCTGGGTGGGCCGCGGCGACAAGAACGGCGCCGACGGCGTCGCGGTCAACGCGATGCGCGTGATGATCTCGACGATCGGCATGCGCGGCACCGTGGTGATCGGCGAGGGCGAGAAGGACAACGCCCCGATGCTCTACAACGGCGAGGAGGTCGGCGACGGCACCGGCCCCGAGTGCGACGTGGCCGTGGACCCGATCGACGGCACCACGCTGACCGCCAAGGGCATGACGAACGCGGTCTCGGTGCTCGCGGTCGCGCCGCGCGGCACGATGTACGACCCCTCCGCGGTCTTCTACATGGACAAGCTGGTCGCCGGCCCGGAGGCGGCCGGCGTCGTCGACATCCGCCAGTCGGTCGCCGAGAACATCCACGCCGTCGCCAAGGCCAAGGGCAGCAGCCCCAGCGACGTCACGGTCGTGGTCCTGGACCGTCCGCGCCACGCGGACCTGGTCGAGCAGATCCGGGCGACCGGTGCGCGCATCAAGTTCATCAGCGACGGCGACGTGGCCGGCGCGATCATGGCCGCCCGCCCCGACACCGGCATCGACCTGCTGCTCGGCGTCGGCGGGACCCCCGAGGGCATCATCACCGCCTGCGCGATGAAGTGCCTGGGCGGCACCATCCAGGGCAAGCTCTGGCCGACCGACGACGCCGAGCGCCAGCGCGCCCTCGACGCCGGCCTCGACCTCGACGCGGTGCTCACCACAGACGAGCTGGTCACCGGCGACGACTGCTTCTTCGTCGCCACCGGCATCACCGACGGTGAGCTGATGCGCGGGGTGCGCTACCGCTCCGGCGGCGCGACGACGCACTCGCTGGTCATGCGCTCGCGCAGCGGCACGATCCGCTCGATCACCAGCGAGCACCGGCTCGAGAAGCTACGCGCTTACTCCGCGATCGACTTCGACCACTGA
- a CDS encoding exodeoxyribonuclease VII small subunit produces MADPTPQQELSYEAAREELVDVVRRLEAGGTTLEESLALWERGEHLATACQQWLDGARQRLDAALEDDD; encoded by the coding sequence ATGGCTGACCCCACCCCCCAGCAGGAGCTCTCCTACGAGGCCGCCCGGGAGGAGCTGGTCGATGTCGTGCGCCGGCTCGAGGCCGGCGGCACCACCCTGGAGGAGTCGCTCGCCCTCTGGGAGCGCGGCGAGCACCTCGCGACCGCCTGCCAGCAGTGGCTCGACGGCGCGCGTCAGCGCCTGGACGCCGCGCTGGAGGACGACGACTGA
- a CDS encoding esterase/lipase family protein: MSKSTMGAFLLPEGFAPPPLVALVREGSVLGEAGRYALRSRTERRTRRATPYVGRVPVRVADPVLLVPGFLAGDTSLSFMGRALRAQGFRTYRSAIRANIGCTLDAAGQLEARLESIAARRGSRVQIVGHSLGGMLARGVAVRRPDLVSGIITMGSPMMAPGAHHGVLTRSVDVLVRLNRAGLAGLMSEDCVAGACARQSFEESRLPLAEDVGFTAIYSKRDGIVDWRACVDPVAEAVEVTASHVGMAVDPRVIDHVLGALRRRSGDSVVEVDRGVSA; encoded by the coding sequence GTGAGCAAGTCGACCATGGGAGCGTTCCTCCTCCCCGAGGGCTTCGCGCCCCCGCCGCTCGTGGCCCTCGTCCGAGAAGGAAGCGTCCTGGGGGAGGCCGGGCGGTACGCGCTGCGCAGCCGGACCGAGCGCCGCACCCGCCGCGCCACGCCGTACGTCGGCCGGGTCCCGGTCCGCGTGGCCGACCCGGTCCTGCTGGTCCCCGGGTTCCTCGCCGGCGACACCTCGCTCTCGTTCATGGGGCGGGCGCTGCGGGCCCAGGGCTTCCGCACCTACCGCTCGGCCATCCGCGCCAACATCGGCTGCACCCTCGACGCAGCCGGCCAGCTCGAGGCGCGCCTGGAGTCGATCGCGGCCCGCCGCGGCAGCCGGGTGCAGATCGTCGGGCACAGCCTGGGGGGCATGCTCGCGCGCGGCGTCGCCGTACGTCGCCCCGACCTCGTCTCGGGCATCATCACCATGGGCAGCCCGATGATGGCGCCCGGCGCCCACCACGGCGTGCTCACCCGCAGCGTCGACGTGCTGGTCCGGCTCAACCGGGCGGGCCTGGCCGGCCTGATGTCGGAGGACTGCGTAGCCGGCGCCTGCGCCCGCCAGTCCTTCGAGGAGAGCCGCCTGCCGCTGGCCGAGGACGTCGGGTTCACCGCGATCTACTCCAAGCGCGACGGCATCGTCGACTGGCGCGCCTGCGTCGACCCCGTCGCCGAGGCGGTCGAGGTGACCGCCTCGCACGTCGGCATGGCCGTCGACCCGCGGGTCATCGACCACGTGCTCGGCGCGCTGCGCCGCCGCAGCGGCGACTCAGTGGTCGAAGTCGATCGCGGAGTAAGCGCGTAG
- a CDS encoding alpha/beta fold hydrolase, translating into MSARSSEPGSVAVSAELFAPVRPDVELCYQTFGDPDDEPLLLVMGLGGPMIWWDAELCRMLAAAGFYVIRYDNRDTGRSSRIEGRVTRVSLARAFTGRRVRAPYTMADLAADAFGLLDHLGIDAAHVAGVSMGGMIVQTMAITEPRRVLSMTSIMSTTGKRTVGWQHPNLLPALIGNKRGSREAYVKASRQMWRLIGSPGYPEPEEATRKRAEDTWDRGISAAGTMRQMLAILTQPDRSARLRSVRVPTTVIHGLADRMVHVSGGRATARAVPGAELLLVDGMGHDLPPALHDTFVDAIRRTADRAGRPRS; encoded by the coding sequence ATGTCTGCCAGATCGTCCGAGCCGGGCTCCGTGGCCGTGTCCGCCGAGCTGTTCGCCCCGGTCCGCCCGGACGTCGAGCTGTGCTACCAGACGTTCGGTGACCCCGACGACGAGCCGCTGCTGCTCGTGATGGGGCTGGGCGGGCCGATGATCTGGTGGGACGCCGAGCTGTGCCGGATGCTCGCGGCCGCCGGCTTCTACGTCATCCGGTACGACAACCGCGACACCGGCCGTTCCTCGCGGATCGAGGGCCGGGTCACCCGGGTCTCCCTGGCCCGCGCGTTCACCGGACGCCGGGTCCGCGCCCCGTACACGATGGCCGACCTCGCCGCCGACGCCTTCGGCCTCCTCGACCACCTGGGCATCGACGCCGCCCACGTCGCCGGGGTCTCCATGGGCGGCATGATCGTGCAGACGATGGCCATCACCGAGCCGCGCCGCGTGCTGTCGATGACCAGCATCATGTCCACGACCGGCAAGCGCACCGTCGGCTGGCAGCACCCCAACCTGCTCCCCGCGCTCATCGGCAACAAGCGCGGCTCACGCGAGGCGTACGTCAAGGCCAGCCGGCAGATGTGGCGGCTGATCGGCTCCCCGGGCTACCCCGAGCCCGAGGAGGCGACCCGCAAGCGCGCGGAGGACACCTGGGACCGCGGCATCAGCGCGGCCGGGACGATGCGCCAGATGCTCGCGATCCTCACCCAGCCCGACCGCAGCGCCCGACTGCGCAGCGTGCGGGTCCCCACCACCGTCATCCACGGCCTGGCCGACCGGATGGTCCACGTCTCGGGCGGCCGCGCCACCGCCCGCGCCGTCCCGGGCGCCGAGCTGCTGCTCGTCGACGGCATGGGCCACGACCTGCCCCCGGCGCTGCACGACACGTTCGTCGACGCCATCCGGCGTACGGCGGACCGTGCTGGCCGACCCCGCAGCTGA
- the xseA gene encoding exodeoxyribonuclease VII large subunit, which translates to MALETSLAEPAPVRQIANAIAGWVDRLGAVWVEGQVAQVSRRPGLGTVFMTLRDAVADISVPVTCSRVLFDSLNPPLVEGASVVIHAKPSYYANRGTLSLAAREIRMVGLGELLARLERRRQLLAAEGLFERHLKRPLPFLPTRVGLVTAPNSAAERDVLENARRRWPAVRFEVAYAAMQGTRSCAEVMEAIDRLDRHPEVDVIVVARGGGSVEDLLPFSDEALVRAVAATRTPVVSAIGHEPDQPLLDLVADVRASTPTDAAKLVVPDVVDELRGVEAARERLRSVLAGWLAREQAGLDALRSRPALADPRSLVEARVTEIEQLRDRARRTLGHRLDRAADDIDHQRARARALSPLATLERGYAVLQDADGHVVTSVAGVAAGAAVSVRVADGRVHATTTGVEADPLETTGGTDG; encoded by the coding sequence GCCGAGCCGGCGCCCGTCCGGCAGATCGCCAATGCGATCGCCGGCTGGGTCGACCGGCTCGGAGCCGTGTGGGTCGAGGGCCAGGTCGCCCAGGTCAGCCGGCGCCCGGGCCTGGGCACCGTCTTCATGACGCTGCGCGACGCGGTCGCCGACATCTCCGTCCCGGTGACCTGCTCCCGCGTGCTCTTCGACAGCCTCAACCCGCCGCTGGTCGAGGGCGCGAGCGTGGTCATCCACGCCAAGCCGTCCTACTACGCCAACCGCGGCACGCTCTCCCTGGCCGCGCGCGAGATCCGGATGGTCGGGCTCGGCGAGCTGCTCGCCCGGCTCGAGCGCCGCCGCCAGCTGCTGGCCGCCGAGGGCCTCTTCGAGCGCCACCTCAAGCGGCCGCTGCCCTTCCTCCCCACCCGCGTGGGGCTGGTGACCGCGCCCAACAGCGCCGCTGAGCGCGACGTCCTGGAGAACGCGCGCCGCCGCTGGCCCGCGGTCCGCTTCGAGGTCGCGTACGCCGCCATGCAGGGCACCCGCTCGTGCGCGGAGGTCATGGAGGCGATCGACCGGCTCGACCGCCACCCCGAGGTCGACGTGATCGTGGTGGCCCGCGGCGGCGGCTCGGTCGAGGACCTCCTGCCGTTCTCCGACGAGGCGCTGGTCCGCGCGGTCGCCGCGACCCGCACGCCGGTGGTCTCCGCGATCGGCCACGAGCCGGACCAGCCGCTGCTCGACCTCGTCGCCGACGTCCGCGCCTCGACCCCCACCGACGCCGCGAAGCTGGTCGTGCCCGACGTCGTCGATGAGCTGCGCGGGGTCGAGGCCGCCCGCGAGCGGCTCCGCTCGGTCCTCGCCGGCTGGCTCGCCCGGGAGCAGGCCGGCCTCGACGCACTCCGGTCCCGGCCCGCGCTCGCCGACCCGCGCTCGCTGGTCGAGGCCCGGGTCACCGAGATCGAGCAGCTCCGCGACCGGGCCCGCCGCACCCTCGGCCACCGCCTCGACCGGGCCGCCGACGACATCGACCACCAGCGCGCCCGCGCCCGGGCGCTCTCGCCGCTCGCCACGCTCGAGCGGGGGTACGCCGTGCTGCAGGACGCCGACGGGCACGTCGTGACCTCGGTCGCCGGCGTCGCGGCCGGCGCCGCGGTGAGCGTGCGGGTGGCCGACGGCCGGGTGCACGCCACCACCACCGGGGTCGAGGCCGACCCCCTCGAGACCACCGGAGGAACCGATGGCTGA
- a CDS encoding TOBE domain-containing protein yields MTTYRVSEAAALLGVSDDTLRRWVEAGRLTTATEGGRTVVPGPALAALAESLADDPDREQTRAASVSARNRLPGIVTRVLRDRVMSQVEMVCGPYRLVSLMSTEAADELGLEPGVRAIASVKSTTVVVERP; encoded by the coding sequence ATGACGACGTACCGCGTCTCCGAGGCCGCCGCGCTCCTCGGCGTCAGCGACGACACCCTGCGCCGCTGGGTCGAGGCCGGGCGCCTGACCACGGCCACGGAGGGCGGGCGCACGGTCGTGCCCGGGCCTGCGCTCGCCGCGCTCGCGGAGTCCCTCGCCGACGACCCCGACCGCGAGCAGACCCGCGCGGCGTCGGTGAGCGCGCGCAACCGGCTGCCCGGGATCGTCACCCGCGTCCTGCGTGACCGGGTGATGTCTCAGGTGGAGATGGTGTGCGGGCCCTACCGGCTGGTCTCGCTGATGAGCACGGAGGCCGCCGACGAGCTGGGGCTCGAGCCCGGCGTGCGCGCGATCGCCTCGGTCAAGTCCACCACCGTCGTGGTGGAGCGACCGTGA
- a CDS encoding ABC transporter ATP-binding protein: MATVTFEGAQRWYPGADKPAVPGIDLEIMDGEFMVLVGPSGCGKSTTLRMLAGLEEVNAGKIYIGDREITNVPPKDRDIAMVFQNYALYPHMSVADNMGFALKMAKVPSEERRKRVEEAARILGLTEYLDRKPKALSGGQRQRVAMGRAIVRSPQVFCMDEPLSNLDAKMRVQTRTDIAKLQSDLGVTTVYVTHDQVEAMTMGDRVAVMKEGILQQVDSPLRLYDKPVNLFVAGFIGSPQMNLMEATAAEGNAQIGEYLVPVDPTAAKIMQGRITVGVRPEAWRIVSAAEGGLPVDVTVVEELGSDAFVYGTSGVEGTPHNIIVRVSGRDKVRKGDTIHVTTDPENVHVFDTDTGERLSD; encoded by the coding sequence ATGGCAACAGTGACGTTCGAAGGCGCTCAGCGCTGGTATCCCGGCGCGGACAAGCCCGCCGTCCCGGGCATCGACCTGGAGATCATGGACGGCGAGTTCATGGTGCTCGTCGGCCCCTCCGGCTGCGGCAAGTCCACCACCCTGCGCATGCTGGCGGGGCTGGAGGAGGTCAACGCCGGCAAGATCTACATCGGGGACCGGGAGATCACCAACGTCCCCCCGAAGGACCGGGACATCGCGATGGTGTTCCAGAACTACGCGCTCTACCCGCACATGTCGGTCGCCGACAACATGGGCTTCGCGCTGAAGATGGCCAAGGTGCCCAGCGAGGAGCGTCGCAAGCGGGTCGAGGAGGCCGCCCGGATCCTCGGGCTCACCGAGTACCTCGACCGCAAGCCCAAGGCGCTCTCCGGCGGTCAGCGCCAGCGCGTCGCGATGGGCCGTGCGATCGTGCGCAGCCCCCAGGTCTTCTGCATGGACGAGCCGCTGTCGAACCTGGACGCCAAGATGCGCGTGCAGACCCGCACCGACATCGCCAAGCTCCAGTCCGACCTCGGCGTCACCACCGTCTACGTCACCCACGACCAGGTCGAGGCGATGACGATGGGCGACCGGGTCGCGGTGATGAAGGAGGGGATCCTCCAGCAGGTCGACAGCCCGCTGCGTCTCTACGACAAGCCGGTCAACCTCTTCGTCGCCGGCTTCATCGGCTCCCCCCAGATGAACCTCATGGAGGCCACCGCCGCCGAGGGCAACGCGCAGATCGGCGAGTACCTCGTGCCGGTCGACCCGACCGCCGCCAAGATCATGCAGGGCCGGATCACCGTGGGGGTCCGCCCCGAGGCCTGGCGCATCGTCTCGGCTGCGGAGGGTGGCCTGCCCGTCGACGTCACCGTGGTCGAGGAGCTCGGCTCGGATGCGTTCGTCTACGGCACCAGCGGCGTCGAGGGCACCCCGCACAACATCATCGTGCGGGTCTCCGGGCGCGACAAGGTGCGCAAGGGCGACACGATCCACGTGACGACCGACCCCGAGAACGTGCACGTCTTCGACACCGACACCGGTGAGCGGCTCTCGGACTGA
- a CDS encoding DUF4245 domain-containing protein: protein MSETGTPGRYQRTTNGLIGSIIVVVLFVIGIVIFRSIFRSELEVEPEPVDYLDAVAAAQSAGREPAYPPALPAGWVATNVEVSPAGQRPQFFLAVLTDEGRFIGLRQEEDSLDDLLEEHVDERTDEEAPAEVDSGGARTWEGFSDDGGDRAYATELGEETVLVYGSAPEEDMEVFLGLLSTDPVASR from the coding sequence GTGAGTGAGACGGGCACGCCGGGCCGTTACCAGCGCACGACCAACGGCCTCATCGGGTCGATCATCGTGGTGGTGCTCTTCGTCATCGGGATCGTGATCTTCCGATCGATCTTCCGCTCCGAGCTCGAGGTCGAGCCGGAGCCGGTCGACTACCTCGACGCCGTCGCGGCCGCGCAGTCCGCCGGCCGGGAGCCGGCCTACCCGCCGGCGCTGCCGGCCGGGTGGGTCGCGACCAACGTGGAGGTGTCGCCGGCCGGTCAGCGCCCGCAGTTCTTCCTCGCCGTGCTGACCGACGAGGGCCGGTTCATCGGGCTGCGGCAGGAGGAGGACAGCCTCGACGACCTCCTCGAGGAGCACGTCGACGAGCGCACCGACGAGGAGGCCCCGGCGGAGGTCGACTCCGGCGGCGCCCGCACCTGGGAGGGCTTCAGCGACGACGGCGGCGACCGTGCGTACGCCACCGAGCTGGGCGAGGAGACGGTCCTGGTCTACGGCTCCGCGCCGGAGGAGGACATGGAGGTCTTCCTCGGCCTGCTCAGCACCGACCCGGTCGCCAGCCGCTGA
- the modA gene encoding molybdate ABC transporter substrate-binding protein codes for MRRALGAALLLVVALATPGCSADDDAGPRLRVLAAASLSSTFEDLAAEFERTHEGVDVQLSFGGSSDLVAQVQEGAPADVIATADVATMDRLVAEGLTDGDPHLFATNVLQVAVPAGNPAGVRGLADLDAGSDADLVVCAPEVPCGAAAARLAEVAGVRLSPVSEEQSVTDVLGKVVSGEADAGLVYVTDVIAAGDAVEGIAVPEADRVVNDYPVAALADSEEPALAQEFVDLVLGPAGREALGAAGFGAP; via the coding sequence GTGAGGCGCGCGCTCGGGGCGGCCCTGCTGCTGGTCGTGGCCCTCGCGACCCCCGGCTGCTCGGCGGACGACGACGCCGGGCCCCGGCTGCGCGTGCTCGCGGCGGCGTCGCTGTCGAGCACCTTCGAGGACCTGGCGGCGGAGTTCGAGCGCACCCACGAGGGCGTCGACGTGCAGCTGTCCTTCGGCGGCTCCTCCGACCTCGTCGCCCAGGTGCAGGAGGGCGCTCCGGCCGACGTGATCGCCACCGCGGACGTCGCGACCATGGACCGGCTCGTCGCCGAGGGCCTGACGGACGGGGACCCGCATCTCTTCGCCACCAACGTCCTCCAGGTCGCCGTGCCCGCGGGCAACCCCGCCGGGGTCCGCGGCCTCGCCGACCTCGACGCCGGCTCGGACGCCGACCTCGTCGTCTGCGCGCCCGAGGTGCCCTGCGGCGCCGCGGCCGCGCGCCTGGCCGAGGTCGCCGGCGTACGCCTCTCCCCCGTCAGCGAGGAGCAGTCGGTCACCGACGTGCTCGGCAAGGTCGTCTCCGGGGAGGCCGACGCGGGCCTGGTCTACGTCACCGATGTGATCGCGGCCGGCGACGCCGTCGAGGGCATCGCCGTCCCCGAGGCCGACCGGGTCGTCAACGACTACCCCGTCGCCGCCCTCGCCGACAGCGAGGAGCCCGCGCTGGCGCAGGAGTTCGTCGACCTCGTGCTCGGGCCCGCCGGGCGCGAGGCGCTCGGGGCGGCGGGCTTCGGCGCGCCGTGA
- a CDS encoding sulfate/molybdate ABC transporter ATP-binding protein, with product MTLELSATVAARDLEVSLEVADGETLALLGPNGTGKSTVLAVAAGLLRPDDGRVVLDGEELTGRRVVPPHARRTALLAQDPLLFPHLTALDNVAFGPRSAGVRRRAARDRARGWLAEVGADDLAGRRPGRLSGGQAQRVAIARALAAEPRLLLLDEPMAALDVAVTPALRQTLKRVLEGRTTVVVTHDVLDALLLADRVVVLDRGRVVEQGPTAEVLARPRSAFAARVAGLNMVAGRWSDGVVRDPGGRSVAGTPSGPALREGDAAVAVFRPRAVSVFRQAPGGSPRTALEVVVTDLEPHGDQVRVRAGDLAADVTAHAAAELDLAPGAPVTFVVKATEVDVYPR from the coding sequence GTGACCCTCGAGCTCTCCGCCACCGTCGCGGCCCGCGACCTCGAGGTCTCCCTCGAGGTCGCCGACGGCGAGACCCTCGCGCTGCTCGGCCCCAACGGCACCGGCAAGTCCACCGTGCTCGCCGTGGCGGCCGGCCTGCTGCGCCCGGACGACGGCCGGGTCGTCCTCGACGGCGAGGAGCTGACCGGGCGTCGCGTGGTGCCGCCGCACGCGCGGCGTACCGCCCTGCTCGCCCAGGACCCGCTGCTCTTCCCCCACCTCACCGCCCTCGACAACGTCGCCTTCGGCCCCCGCTCCGCAGGGGTACGCCGCCGGGCGGCCCGCGACCGCGCCCGCGGCTGGCTCGCCGAGGTCGGGGCCGACGACCTGGCCGGGCGACGGCCGGGGCGGCTCAGCGGCGGGCAGGCCCAGCGGGTGGCGATCGCCCGGGCGCTGGCCGCGGAGCCGCGGCTGCTGCTGCTCGACGAGCCGATGGCCGCCCTCGACGTCGCGGTGACCCCGGCCCTGCGGCAGACGCTGAAGCGGGTGCTCGAGGGCCGCACCACCGTGGTGGTGACCCACGACGTGCTGGACGCGCTGCTGCTGGCCGACCGCGTGGTCGTGCTCGACCGCGGCCGGGTCGTCGAGCAGGGCCCGACCGCGGAGGTGCTGGCCCGCCCCCGCAGCGCCTTCGCCGCCCGGGTGGCCGGGCTGAACATGGTCGCCGGCCGCTGGTCGGACGGCGTCGTCCGCGACCCCGGCGGGCGATCGGTCGCGGGCACGCCCTCGGGCCCGGCGCTGCGCGAGGGCGACGCGGCCGTGGCGGTCTTCCGCCCCCGAGCGGTCTCGGTCTTCCGCCAGGCACCCGGCGGCAGCCCGCGCACCGCCCTGGAGGTCGTGGTCACCGACCTCGAGCCGCACGGCGACCAGGTCCGCGTGCGCGCCGGCGACCTCGCCGCCGACGTCACCGCCCACGCCGCCGCCGAGCTCGACCTCGCCCCCGGCGCCCCGGTCACCTTCGTCGTCAAGGCCACCGAGGTCGACGTCTACCCCCGCTGA
- a CDS encoding ABC transporter permease gives MRPGVPRWILLPAAVGTAFVLLPLVAILARVPWADLGELVGSDASREALLLSLRTSGTSTLLCILLGVPMAVVLARTSFPGQRLVRSLVLLPLVLPPVVGGLALLYTFGRRGLLGETLDVLGIQVAFSTAAVVMAQTFVALPFLVVSLEGALRTAGERYELVAATLGARPTTVFRRVTLPLVLPGLASGAVLAFARALGEFGATITFAGSLQGVTRTMPTQIYLLRETDVDGAVALSLVLVVVAVLVIGLAHRGRPGGAL, from the coding sequence GTGAGGCCCGGTGTCCCGCGGTGGATCCTCCTGCCGGCCGCGGTCGGCACGGCGTTCGTGCTCCTGCCGCTGGTGGCGATCCTCGCCCGCGTGCCGTGGGCGGACCTCGGCGAGCTGGTCGGCTCCGACGCCTCGCGGGAGGCCCTGCTGCTGAGCCTGCGGACCTCGGGCACGAGCACGCTGCTGTGCATCCTGCTCGGCGTCCCGATGGCGGTCGTCCTGGCCCGCACCTCCTTCCCCGGGCAGCGGCTGGTCCGCTCGCTCGTGCTGCTCCCCCTGGTGCTGCCGCCCGTCGTCGGGGGCCTGGCGCTGCTCTACACCTTCGGCCGGCGCGGCCTCCTCGGCGAGACCCTCGACGTGCTCGGCATCCAGGTCGCCTTCTCCACCGCGGCCGTGGTGATGGCGCAGACCTTCGTCGCGCTGCCGTTCCTGGTGGTCAGCCTGGAGGGGGCGCTCCGGACGGCCGGGGAGCGCTACGAGCTGGTCGCCGCGACCCTCGGCGCCCGTCCGACGACGGTCTTCCGGCGGGTCACGCTCCCGCTCGTGCTCCCGGGGCTGGCCTCGGGCGCCGTGCTGGCCTTCGCCCGGGCGCTCGGCGAGTTCGGCGCGACGATCACCTTCGCCGGCAGCCTCCAGGGCGTCACCCGGACCATGCCCACCCAGATCTACCTGCTCCGCGAGACCGACGTCGACGGGGCGGTCGCCCTCTCCCTCGTGCTCGTCGTCGTCGCGGTCCTGGTCATCGGCCTGGCCCACCGCGGGCGGCCGGGGGGCGCGCTGTGA